TTGTATAATGAtgaaaatttggttttttttttttccatgtatTTATGAATAAGTAAAtgccagtgaaaaatatgatttataataaaaatagaacctaAATTCATATTACCATGGGGTACAAGTGGCCCATTTAAGAGTTTATCAAGCACATGGAAATACAAAGATGTATCAACTACGGTAGTTTATTAACTCAATCAAGGGTTATACGTGACAATGAAAGTTCACTATATATTCTCTGAGAAGATTTGTAAGAACTATACCGAATTAATAAATCCATCATGCAATGTATTATCGAAGATGAGGGATATGACTCCTCTTCACGGGGAACTCATCAGAAGCCATTTGAATAGTATTATAAAAAGTACCTAAATCAGGGAACAATGTATGAACAACAATGTGGGTACTGCCAAATGTTTTACCACAAGACTAATCTAGTGTTGACTGGTACAATCTCTGTATTTATTTGTCCCTTTGACAACTCATAACTTGGGGCACttattatttttgtcaaaataaataaataaataaataaaaactaatgaaatgcgCTTTAGATATTTGTGCCAAGTGTTAACCCTCGTGTTAATGTAAAAGATCATGATCTTATTTTgctaataaaagcataaatataaacaataaattggACTTTGATTGTTTGGACAGGGACGTCCAAAAACCATATAGTTTTTTAGTTGTTTGATTGCCATggataaaaccaaataatcaggacttttttattactatttgtataaaaagaaatttcaccttaattaattaattataatattttctattttaaaaaaattataaaattataaatcttttatgtttttttttaaattattaagtaAGCTTtgtaataaaagaaaacctGCATTGTTGTTGGGATGCAACCCATCAACGGTCCTGGGATGAGGGGTTGTCCATCCGATCCCAAATCCTCCAAATACAAGCATGGTGACGAAGAAATACCCATCCAAGCAGCAATGCCCCTTTAATATAAGTTGTATATTTAagcgataaaaaaatatattaaattaatattttaaaattttattttagttgttaaTAAAGGtgaataaactataatttattaataaaataacaatgttaaaataaatttgaaaaaaataatataaaatcactttaaaacaaaaacaaaaaataaaaacacgaAAGAAGATTGCACATCCATTAGTTGGTAGATAGGGAAATTGCAATGATTAATGAGCAGCATGAAATAAAAGAATCAGTTAAATCGTTTTATAAAATGCTTGGATTATCTAAAGTAGaaagttgagatttttttttatcatcgaGAGTGACTCTacaaatttgattttatgaagatgaaaattttaaaattttatataaacaacttAAGAAAAACTTTAAACGAAACaaaaagatttatatatttttttataatataaataagtcacccaaacactttttttataaCTACGGCTCAGCTTAAATGTTAATATAATTGAATTACAAAATAATGgaataaaaaacatacgatttaAAAAGATCAAAAGACAAACAACGAGCAGATGCAAGAGATATTAAGCacaaaatcaataaacaaaaaaaaaatatacatatatatatatatatatatattaaagaaataatttacaccgttcaaagaaaaaaacaaaaattactcatttaaccatgtatttatatatatttggccTCGAGCAAAATATAAAGCCACAGATTGAACACTCCATAtttatcctctctctctctcacacaataataataataataataataataataataataataataatataaaagtcATTTATCGCATAAAAAGCTGCATAAATTATACCCTTTTTCCCCGACACGTGTGCTCACCAACTCACACGCTTTAGTACAAAACAGCAATAAATGCCAGTCCCGTTGCCGCGGTTCAAAGAGAGCCCTCGCATCTCCGTCGAAGCAAGCAAGATGCCTCCAAagccctcctcctcctcctcctccggcGGCGGAGCCTCCGGCTCCGGAAACGACGCCGCTGTGGCCAAGGCCGCCGGCTTCATCGTCTTCTCTGGGATCGCGATAAGCCTCATCAAAAGCCTCACCTTCAAAACCCATCACTCCAATCCCCAACCGCCCCCTCCTCGAGAATCCCCAaatcccgtggagaaatcggaTCCCGCGGCCTTCTCCGGCCGAACCATCCAGATTGCCAGAGGAGATACTCTCTGGGGACTCTCCCAAAAATACGGCGTTGGTTCCTTGGTCTTCTTGTGTTTCGTGTTGGTTTTTGGCTTCTGAAATGTGtgcatttttctttaaaaaaaatctattttttttgttttcaggcTTCGGTTGATTCGATTAAGAAGGCAAATGGGATCACCGGAAACACGATTTATGCCGGGAAGAAGCTGGTCATCCCTTGATCCAAGTATGAATTATCACTCTCAGAGCTCACATGTTTTAAGATTGAACTCTCTTCTTGTGAGTATGAATGGCATGGATAGCAGGGTGGGTTTGTATGAGATAAATTGATACATTGGTAGTGTAGCATGCTGTAATGGAATAGACATTTAGAGTTGTCTTGTGTAAGGCAGTGAACTTTTATATCTAGCAAGTCTGGCAACTTGAAGGATAGGACACAtattcttgtttgtatgatgagCTCTATATGTTTTAGAACCTACATTTGTTGTTTGCTCTTGGCTTATTAGAGTAAATGGAGTATTATTTGGTCAATTGGTTATGTGAACTGACTGctcaacaaaattaatttttatgccATTGATGAAGCTTTAGATTTGAAGGGTTATGGTCTCttgaattttatattctttGCTTTTTCATATATGCTTGCCCATTATATAGAAAAGCAGATCCAATTATGATCTGAACTTTTTTATTaggtgtgtgtgtatgtatatatacatatatatgttgattGCAGAAGGATTTAATGGCCCAAATGTAACTCTAGTGATTTTACAAATTAGCTAATGcatatttacattaattttcTAGAATAGATTGATCACCTTCTTTTGTATGTTTCGGCCTATGGGATGAACCTAGGCTGGCcattggatattttagatctaTGCCCCACAATAGAGTTGTGGTTTCTTCTTCAATCTAATTATTACACAGGTTCTGCCCTAATAAAAATTCCTTGGATTGCGTCGTTTGTTCTGTTTACAGTTAAATAGTTTACAAATAATGAATGAATGACACCTTTATGAGATTTTGTTATGGCTCATATTGTAATCATATTTCTAGCTATCAATGTTAAAACTCCAGTCAACATTGAGATCATTCAGATTAAATCCCGAAGCTTCATTCTTATTTTATGATATAGGAGATAAGTTGGTATTTCCAAGAAAATAGGGATGATAAAAAGTCAAGTTTCTCTTCAACAGTGATGCATGTTGTTGCCTGAAATGGTTAAATTTTACTGTCATATTGGTGGTGAGTAGTTACAATGTATTCggtcatattttcattcatttgcaTTAATCAAATAAGCATTTTATGCTACTTACTGCAGAAATAAAACGGGCAGGCCTCTTGTTTTATTCATCTTGCCATATGGTGTAATATATAAACTTTAAGAATATAGATGTTTAATGCAGTTGTTCACTTGCTCACAAGGATTAATGCACAGTTGAACTTaagcaattattattattatggttccTTTGTTACTACACATTTGCAGAGGAAATAAGCAGGCCCTCTATCTGATAGTGTTTTGGGCTGAACAATTTTCTTTGATTCAGCTTTCATCTACAGTTCATACATTATGGTTGAAAATGTGCAGTCTTCACTGAGATTTTGACGTTCGATTTACAAAGTCATGTTTCAATTCTGAGCTTTAGAAGGTGCATATCTCATTTTACCAAAGGCTTCTGACACAACATCACTGAACTCAATACTAGCAGTAAATCTTTATAAAGATTAGTAGCATTCCATCATTCCAAGAACAATGTGTGTTCACAACAATTTGCAGGCAGGATCCTCACAGTGCACAGAGTTATATTCCATCTATTTGGTAAGTATTCTCTGCAGAATTGTGAAGGTCTTGCACTGTGTTCTCTCGAGTTCTTTCTgtaatgttttcttattgaGACTGATGATGGCCAAGTCTGGCCCTCTGTCATTTAAGCTTGAGCATGCATATATTTGTTAAGCATTTTCCACATAATAGGGGATGCTCTTGCACTGTGTTACTTTGAgttatttcttaatattttttccTTGATAGACTGCTTTTACATGATTGCCAAGCCTGGCCCTCCGGCTGGTAAACCTTGAGCATTGTTCTACTTGTTAAGCATTTCCCGTGAGATAGCAGATGCTCCTGCATTGTGTTACTAGTTATTTCCTCAAAATTTTTCTGGAGAGATTGGGTGACATGACCAAATCTGAACCTCCGAAAGGAAAGTTTGAGCATTGATTTATTGGAGAATATCAAATTGAGTTTGCTATGCAGTTCGCGGTGCTATTTTTATTTGGTGTTCATGTTGTGAGTGACTGGACTCTTTTTAGATGAAGAGAAGGAACCTTTAAATGAGTGCATGAAACCGGGCTCTGATAATCCTGAACTGATTGGATCATTTTTCACATAGAGGACGTGTTATTTTTTGCAGCAGTGGCTGGGATATCCCTTTTCTCTATAGTGTGTCATGGATACCTGATCGGCACTTAAGGTTCTGTTCTCATGCTCACATGGTTTTGGATGTTTGGAGAAAAAGAAACCTTGGAATTTTCGAGAAGAAGGAAAGATCTTGTGTACTAATATGTAACAATATTCAGCACTTGCTCTCTACTGGTTTCATCAGCATGCTTTGTGTTCTCTTTGGATATGGAATGTTTACGCATTGCTCTGTACTTCTTTTCCCTCTCTCCAAAGCTTTGCTTTAGTTATCAACcttttattacaataataaaacttACGACATAATTCTGATTGGTTCATTGATAGCTGACATTGTCTACTTGCACACTAATTCTGGTACCTCACTTTGACCCAGACATTTGCACTATAATTCTTGTCAAGCTGGCCAAACTTGCAGACCAAGAACTTGTAGGTTTTTAATAATCCCTTGATCCGAACCGAATCTCAAGAATTTTAAATAGTTCCTGCTGGATACTGAcaaattagtacaaagtagcgAACAGGAGAAAAGGACTGTGATAATGTTATTGTTAGTACTGATGAATGTTGCATTAGTAAAAAAGACCAAAAGTGCAGACCGTCCAGTCCAACCAAAGATGCTATTACACCCGTGCAAAACCAATGAAgcaaaatacaacattttcctaaaataaatcaatgtattatcataaaaaaaaaaaaattaaagacaagatGAAATGCTGAACCTCCTCCGATCACATCACCGGCATCCACATACCTTTGATAGGCAAACAATGAAGACCACTGAAAACACCAAACAAGACAAAGCAATGGCCACCCCAAGCACCAGTTTGCTTGGCCCACTATGGTGTCCACCATCGCTCCTCCGTCGATCCCCGGAGCCAccaccatcatcctcatcatcgcCGGAGTAATCCGAGGACTTGTCCGGTGGAGGTGACACCGGAAGCCCATAACGGTCACACCTGGCGATTCCTAACTCAAGCTTGGACGAGAGCAGTGAATGGTTGTAGCACAGGTTGCTA
This genomic window from Dioscorea cayenensis subsp. rotundata cultivar TDr96_F1 chromosome 20, TDr96_F1_v2_PseudoChromosome.rev07_lg8_w22 25.fasta, whole genome shotgun sequence contains:
- the LOC120251493 gene encoding probable N-acetylmuramidase, which gives rise to MPVPLPRFKESPRISVEASKMPPKPSSSSSSGGGASGSGNDAAVAKAAGFIVFSGIAISLIKSLTFKTHHSNPQPPPPRESPNPVEKSDPAAFSGRTIQIARGDTLWGLSQKYGASVDSIKKANGITGNTIYAGKKLVIP